The following are from one region of the Mixophyes fleayi isolate aMixFle1 chromosome 7, aMixFle1.hap1, whole genome shotgun sequence genome:
- the SREBF1 gene encoding sterol regulatory element-binding protein 1 isoform X1, with product MECTFEDMLQLIRNNDNDFSGFFDAPFGTVRTPTQDVAPNVDLAGGTALSSLEGLLAAPTNAPPMKMFSLSAPSFQSQPAVPPPQDNHTHQLTVGPMDEPMQICPSSQHTQAKLQPAVAPQPLQSMAFGQTVVTQAQPQYSAQPVPIFQEQSTYTAPQSVAAQQTTASQPLQNVSGQHLQSIASQPLQSIASQPLQCVVSQPMQTVSSQAPTLQTLSSPPIQQHLTIHTQNISPQHFLTATSTASVAPQIQQVLLQPHFIKADSLLLTAVKADGTMMSGVNTTTTNTTIRTTPLQMPTLVSGGTILTTLMVDADKLPINRINSNGKMAMLNVKGEKRTAHNAIEKRYRSSINDKIIELKDLVVGTEAKLNKSSILKKAIDYIRYLQQNNVKLKQENIMLKMAAQKNSTLKDLVAGTGINMDGVKAEMMDVLTPPPSDVGSPSHSGSPLSQCSSDSEPDSPFCDEAKVQVKQEVPSSPSSGMLDRSRMALCVFVFLCLSFNPLSFLMGGSRSQESSGSDKFHGSGRNMLEMGPSETSSLLSWLSPSALLWPINLIVVLAVFIRLFIYGEPVTRLHSESSVLFWCHRKQADVDLSRGDFAQASLHLWKALKALGRPLPTSNFDLCCSLTWSVIRYVLQRLWVGRWLAERAGGFRRDHQLKEDVRKSCREAALVYHRLHQLHMTGKHVGGHLSAINMALSAVNLADCAGNTISVATLAEIYVGAALRVKASLHRRFHFLARFFLCSARQVCLAQSVAIPPAMQWLCHPLGHRFFVDGDWSVRSSPRDTIYSVAGSAVDPLAQVTQAFREHLLEKALYCVAQPEQTKPLSEGEGEFSDALEYLQLLNGCSDAAAVTNHTFSISSSMAAVTGTDPVAKWWASIIIVAINWLQGDDEAAQRLYPVVEYMPKPLHTTENMLPKAALYAFKAVRTLLGKQDSTQVSLGQCEKASSYLRDSLNSSPSSNSNVDKAVQLLMCDLLLVTRTNIWQQQQSSPGQQPNLIHPASPQELRGFQLDLSSLRRLAQYFRPAMRRVFLHEATSRLMAGASPTRTHQLLDRSLRRRVPPSGKEGTRETTLTPREHAEALLLACRYLPPSFLSAPGQRVGMLAEAARTLEKLGDKRTLQDCQQFILTLGSGTAVTSS from the exons ATATGCTTCAGCTCATCCGCAATAATGACAATGACTTTTCTGGGTTTTTCGATGCCCCGTTTGGAACAGTCCGTACTCCGACCCAGGATGTCGCTCCAAACGTGGATCTTGCTGGAGGGACAGCACTTAGCTCCTTGGAGGGGTTACTGGCAGCGCCCACAAACGCACCCCCCATGAAAATGTTCTCACTCTCCGCGCCCAGCTTTCAAAGCCAGCCTGCTGTGCCCCCGCCTCAGGACAATCACACCCATCAGCTGACAGTCGGGCCTATGGATGAGCCTATGCAAATCTGCCCATCTTCCCAGCACACCCAAGCCAAGCTCCAACCCGCCGTGGCTCCACAACCTCTGCAGAGCATGGCGTTCGGGCAGACCGTAGTGACGCAAGCGCAGCCTCAGTACAGCGCCCAACCTGTGCCTATATTTCAAGAACAGAGCACTTATACAG CTCCACAAAGTGTTGCAGCCCAGCAGACTACAGCAAGCCAGCCGCTGCAGAACGTCTCGGGCCAGCATCTGCAGAGCATCGCAAGTCAGCCGCTGCAGAGCATCGCAAGTCAGCCACTGCAGTGCGTCGTCAGCCAGCCGATGCAGACCGTTTCCTCCCAGGCTCCCACTCTGCAGACCCTCTCCTCACCCCCCATACAGCAGCACCTGACCATCCACACTCAGAACATCTCCCCGCAACACTTCCTGACCGCCACCAGTACCGCCTCTGTGGCCCCCCAAATCCAGCAG GTTCTTCTCCAGCCTCATTTTATCAAGGCCGATTCCCTGCTGCTCACTGCTGTCAAGGCGGACGGGACCATGATGTCCGGAGTCAACACCACCACGACCAACACCACCATACGGACCACTCCGCTGCAAATGCCG ACCCTGGTGAGCGGAGGAACCATTTTAACCACCTTGATGGTAGACGCCGACAAGCTGCCGATAAACCGTATAAATTCTAACGGCAAGATGGCCATGCTGAACGTCAAGGGGGAGAAACGGACGGCGCACAACGCCATAGAGAAACGATACAGGTCGTCCATCAATGACAAGATTATCGAGCTCAAGGACCTTGTGGTGGGAACGGAAGCCAAG CTGAACAAGTCATCCATTTTGAAGAAGGCTATTGACTACATTCGCTATCTGCAGCAAAACAATGTGAAACTGAAACAGGAGAACATTATGCTCAAAATGGCCGCACAGAAAAACA GTACTTTAAAAGACCTTGTTGCCGGTACTGGGATTAATATGGATGGCGTTAAAGCGGAGATGATGGATGTTCTCACGCCTCCTCCGTCAGACGTGGGGTCTCCATCTCACAGCGGCAGCCCCCTGTCTCAGTGTAGCAGTGACTCTGAGCCTGACAGCCCCTTCTGTGATGAAGCCAAG GTGCAAGTGAAGCAAGAGGTCCCCTCCTCCCCCAGCAGCGGGATGCTGGACCGCTCCCGTATGGCGCTTTGTGTTTTCGTCTTCCTCTGTCTCTCCTTCAACCCCCTGTCTTTCCTGATGGGGGGATCCAGGAGCCAAGAGTCCTCTGGAAGTGACAAGTTTCACGGCAGCGGCAGAAACATGCTGGAAATGGGGCCCTCGG agACCTCCTCGTTGTTAAGTTGGCTCTCGCCCTCCGCTCTCCTCTGGCCCATAAACCTCATCGTTGTCTTGGCCGTTTTCATCCGCCTGTTTATTTACGGCGAGCCGGTCACTCGGCTGCACTCGGAATCCTCAGTCCTTTTCTGGTGTCACCGGAAACAAGCCGATGTCGATCTGTCGCGG GGGGACTTTGCTCAGGCCTCGCTCCACCTCTGGAAAGCCCTGAAAGCTCTGGGGAGACCCCTCCCCACGTCTAACTTCGACCTGTGCTGCAGTCTTACGTGGAGCGTCATCCGCTATGTGTTACAGCGGCTGTGGGTGGGCCGCTGGCTGGCGGAGCGGGCCGGGGGCTTCCGCCGGGACCACCAGCTGAAGGAGGATGTGCGGAAGAGCTGCAGAGAGGCCGCCCTGGTTTACCACCGTCTGCACCAGCTGCACATGACAG GGAAGCATGTGGGAGGTCATCTGTCTGCCATCAATATGGCGTTGAGCGCTGTCAACCTGGCGGACTGTGCAGGGAACACTATCTCAGTGGCCACACTGGCGGAGATCTACGTGGGGGCCGCGTTGCGAGTTAAAGCTAGTCTGCATCGCCGTTTCCACTTCCTAGCG CGCTTCTTCCTGTGCAGTGCCCGTCAGGTCTGCCTGGCGCAGAGTGTGGCCATCCCTCCTGCCATGCAGTGGTTGTGCCATCCTCTAGGACATCGTTTCTTTGTCGATGGAGACTGGAGCGTGAGGAGCTCTCCCAGGGACACGATTTACAGCGTAGCGGGCAGTGCAG TGGACCCGCTGGCTCAGGTGACTCAAGCTTTCCGCGAGCATCTCCTGGAGAAGGCGCTTTATTGTGTGGCGCAGCCGGAGCAAACTAAGCCCCTGTCAGAGGGGGAGGG TGAGTTCTCCGATGCTCTGGAATATCTGCAGCTGCTGAACGGGTGCTCGGACGCTGCTGCCGTAACCAACCACACCTTCTCCATTAGCTCCAGCATGGCGGCTGTCACAG GGACGGACCCCGTGGCCAAGTGGTGGGCCTCCATTATTATCGTGGCTATTAACTGGCTGCAAGGCGACGACGAAGCAGCCCAGCGATTATACCCGGTGGTGGAGTACATGCCGAAACCACTTCACACCACAGA AAACATGTTGCCAAAAGCTGCTCTTTACGCCTTTAAAGCGGTGCGGACTCTGCTGGGGAAGCAGGATAGCACGCAGGTCAGCCTGGGGCAGTGCGAGAAGGCCAGCAGCTACCTCCGGGACAGCCTCAACTCCAGCCCTTCCAGTAACAGCAATGTGGACAAG GCCGTGCAACTTCTCATGTGTGACCTTCTCCTGGTGACCAGAACCAACatctggcagcagcagcagagctCTCCGGGGCAGCAGCCGAACCTCATCCACCCGGCGTCTCCCCAGGAGCTCCGGGGCTTCCAGCTGGACCTCAGCAGCTTGCGCAGATTAGCCCAGTACTTCCGGCCCGCCATGCGCAGG GTTTTCCTGCATGAAGCCACATCTCGACTAATGGCCGGGGCAAGCCCGACACGGACGCATCAGCTGCTGGACCGGAGCCTGCGCAGGAGGGTACCTCCGTCGGGTAAAGAAG GCACCCGTGAGACGACCCTAACGCCGCGGGAGCACGCTGAAGCCCTCCTCTTGGCCTGCCGCTACCTGCCCCCTTCATTCCTGTCTGCCCCGGGGCAAAGGGTGGGCATGCTGGCCGAAGCTGCCCGCACGCTGGAGAAGCTCGGTGACAAACGCACACTGCAGGACTGTCAGCAATTTATCCTGACGCTGGGCAGTGGGACCGCTGTGACCTCCAGTTAG
- the SREBF1 gene encoding sterol regulatory element-binding protein 1 isoform X2, protein MNSLGFDDSSLDQLDPSLSLHESSDIDSVLLSDIDDMLQLIRNNDNDFSGFFDAPFGTVRTPTQDVAPNVDLAGGTALSSLEGLLAAPTNAPPMKMFSLSAPSFQSQPAVPPPQDNHTHQLTVGPMDEPMQICPSSQHTQAKLQPAVAPQPLQSMAFGQTVVTQAQPQYSAQPVPIFQEQSTYTAPQSVAAQQTTASQPLQNVSGQHLQSIASQPLQSIASQPLQCVVSQPMQTVSSQAPTLQTLSSPPIQQHLTIHTQNISPQHFLTATSTASVAPQIQQVLLQPHFIKADSLLLTAVKADGTMMSGVNTTTTNTTIRTTPLQMPTLVSGGTILTTLMVDADKLPINRINSNGKMAMLNVKGEKRTAHNAIEKRYRSSINDKIIELKDLVVGTEAKLNKSSILKKAIDYIRYLQQNNVKLKQENIMLKMAAQKNSTLKDLVAGTGINMDGVKAEMMDVLTPPPSDVGSPSHSGSPLSQCSSDSEPDSPFCDEAKVQVKQEVPSSPSSGMLDRSRMALCVFVFLCLSFNPLSFLMGGSRSQESSGSDKFHGSGRNMLEMGPSETSSLLSWLSPSALLWPINLIVVLAVFIRLFIYGEPVTRLHSESSVLFWCHRKQADVDLSRGDFAQASLHLWKALKALGRPLPTSNFDLCCSLTWSVIRYVLQRLWVGRWLAERAGGFRRDHQLKEDVRKSCREAALVYHRLHQLHMTGKHVGGHLSAINMALSAVNLADCAGNTISVATLAEIYVGAALRVKASLHRRFHFLARFFLCSARQVCLAQSVAIPPAMQWLCHPLGHRFFVDGDWSVRSSPRDTIYSVAGSAVDPLAQVTQAFREHLLEKALYCVAQPEQTKPLSEGEGEFSDALEYLQLLNGCSDAAAVTNHTFSISSSMAAVTGTDPVAKWWASIIIVAINWLQGDDEAAQRLYPVVEYMPKPLHTTENMLPKAALYAFKAVRTLLGKQDSTQVSLGQCEKASSYLRDSLNSSPSSNSNVDKAVQLLMCDLLLVTRTNIWQQQQSSPGQQPNLIHPASPQELRGFQLDLSSLRRLAQYFRPAMRRVFLHEATSRLMAGASPTRTHQLLDRSLRRRVPPSGKEGTRETTLTPREHAEALLLACRYLPPSFLSAPGQRVGMLAEAARTLEKLGDKRTLQDCQQFILTLGSGTAVTSS, encoded by the exons ATATGCTTCAGCTCATCCGCAATAATGACAATGACTTTTCTGGGTTTTTCGATGCCCCGTTTGGAACAGTCCGTACTCCGACCCAGGATGTCGCTCCAAACGTGGATCTTGCTGGAGGGACAGCACTTAGCTCCTTGGAGGGGTTACTGGCAGCGCCCACAAACGCACCCCCCATGAAAATGTTCTCACTCTCCGCGCCCAGCTTTCAAAGCCAGCCTGCTGTGCCCCCGCCTCAGGACAATCACACCCATCAGCTGACAGTCGGGCCTATGGATGAGCCTATGCAAATCTGCCCATCTTCCCAGCACACCCAAGCCAAGCTCCAACCCGCCGTGGCTCCACAACCTCTGCAGAGCATGGCGTTCGGGCAGACCGTAGTGACGCAAGCGCAGCCTCAGTACAGCGCCCAACCTGTGCCTATATTTCAAGAACAGAGCACTTATACAG CTCCACAAAGTGTTGCAGCCCAGCAGACTACAGCAAGCCAGCCGCTGCAGAACGTCTCGGGCCAGCATCTGCAGAGCATCGCAAGTCAGCCGCTGCAGAGCATCGCAAGTCAGCCACTGCAGTGCGTCGTCAGCCAGCCGATGCAGACCGTTTCCTCCCAGGCTCCCACTCTGCAGACCCTCTCCTCACCCCCCATACAGCAGCACCTGACCATCCACACTCAGAACATCTCCCCGCAACACTTCCTGACCGCCACCAGTACCGCCTCTGTGGCCCCCCAAATCCAGCAG GTTCTTCTCCAGCCTCATTTTATCAAGGCCGATTCCCTGCTGCTCACTGCTGTCAAGGCGGACGGGACCATGATGTCCGGAGTCAACACCACCACGACCAACACCACCATACGGACCACTCCGCTGCAAATGCCG ACCCTGGTGAGCGGAGGAACCATTTTAACCACCTTGATGGTAGACGCCGACAAGCTGCCGATAAACCGTATAAATTCTAACGGCAAGATGGCCATGCTGAACGTCAAGGGGGAGAAACGGACGGCGCACAACGCCATAGAGAAACGATACAGGTCGTCCATCAATGACAAGATTATCGAGCTCAAGGACCTTGTGGTGGGAACGGAAGCCAAG CTGAACAAGTCATCCATTTTGAAGAAGGCTATTGACTACATTCGCTATCTGCAGCAAAACAATGTGAAACTGAAACAGGAGAACATTATGCTCAAAATGGCCGCACAGAAAAACA GTACTTTAAAAGACCTTGTTGCCGGTACTGGGATTAATATGGATGGCGTTAAAGCGGAGATGATGGATGTTCTCACGCCTCCTCCGTCAGACGTGGGGTCTCCATCTCACAGCGGCAGCCCCCTGTCTCAGTGTAGCAGTGACTCTGAGCCTGACAGCCCCTTCTGTGATGAAGCCAAG GTGCAAGTGAAGCAAGAGGTCCCCTCCTCCCCCAGCAGCGGGATGCTGGACCGCTCCCGTATGGCGCTTTGTGTTTTCGTCTTCCTCTGTCTCTCCTTCAACCCCCTGTCTTTCCTGATGGGGGGATCCAGGAGCCAAGAGTCCTCTGGAAGTGACAAGTTTCACGGCAGCGGCAGAAACATGCTGGAAATGGGGCCCTCGG agACCTCCTCGTTGTTAAGTTGGCTCTCGCCCTCCGCTCTCCTCTGGCCCATAAACCTCATCGTTGTCTTGGCCGTTTTCATCCGCCTGTTTATTTACGGCGAGCCGGTCACTCGGCTGCACTCGGAATCCTCAGTCCTTTTCTGGTGTCACCGGAAACAAGCCGATGTCGATCTGTCGCGG GGGGACTTTGCTCAGGCCTCGCTCCACCTCTGGAAAGCCCTGAAAGCTCTGGGGAGACCCCTCCCCACGTCTAACTTCGACCTGTGCTGCAGTCTTACGTGGAGCGTCATCCGCTATGTGTTACAGCGGCTGTGGGTGGGCCGCTGGCTGGCGGAGCGGGCCGGGGGCTTCCGCCGGGACCACCAGCTGAAGGAGGATGTGCGGAAGAGCTGCAGAGAGGCCGCCCTGGTTTACCACCGTCTGCACCAGCTGCACATGACAG GGAAGCATGTGGGAGGTCATCTGTCTGCCATCAATATGGCGTTGAGCGCTGTCAACCTGGCGGACTGTGCAGGGAACACTATCTCAGTGGCCACACTGGCGGAGATCTACGTGGGGGCCGCGTTGCGAGTTAAAGCTAGTCTGCATCGCCGTTTCCACTTCCTAGCG CGCTTCTTCCTGTGCAGTGCCCGTCAGGTCTGCCTGGCGCAGAGTGTGGCCATCCCTCCTGCCATGCAGTGGTTGTGCCATCCTCTAGGACATCGTTTCTTTGTCGATGGAGACTGGAGCGTGAGGAGCTCTCCCAGGGACACGATTTACAGCGTAGCGGGCAGTGCAG TGGACCCGCTGGCTCAGGTGACTCAAGCTTTCCGCGAGCATCTCCTGGAGAAGGCGCTTTATTGTGTGGCGCAGCCGGAGCAAACTAAGCCCCTGTCAGAGGGGGAGGG TGAGTTCTCCGATGCTCTGGAATATCTGCAGCTGCTGAACGGGTGCTCGGACGCTGCTGCCGTAACCAACCACACCTTCTCCATTAGCTCCAGCATGGCGGCTGTCACAG GGACGGACCCCGTGGCCAAGTGGTGGGCCTCCATTATTATCGTGGCTATTAACTGGCTGCAAGGCGACGACGAAGCAGCCCAGCGATTATACCCGGTGGTGGAGTACATGCCGAAACCACTTCACACCACAGA AAACATGTTGCCAAAAGCTGCTCTTTACGCCTTTAAAGCGGTGCGGACTCTGCTGGGGAAGCAGGATAGCACGCAGGTCAGCCTGGGGCAGTGCGAGAAGGCCAGCAGCTACCTCCGGGACAGCCTCAACTCCAGCCCTTCCAGTAACAGCAATGTGGACAAG GCCGTGCAACTTCTCATGTGTGACCTTCTCCTGGTGACCAGAACCAACatctggcagcagcagcagagctCTCCGGGGCAGCAGCCGAACCTCATCCACCCGGCGTCTCCCCAGGAGCTCCGGGGCTTCCAGCTGGACCTCAGCAGCTTGCGCAGATTAGCCCAGTACTTCCGGCCCGCCATGCGCAGG GTTTTCCTGCATGAAGCCACATCTCGACTAATGGCCGGGGCAAGCCCGACACGGACGCATCAGCTGCTGGACCGGAGCCTGCGCAGGAGGGTACCTCCGTCGGGTAAAGAAG GCACCCGTGAGACGACCCTAACGCCGCGGGAGCACGCTGAAGCCCTCCTCTTGGCCTGCCGCTACCTGCCCCCTTCATTCCTGTCTGCCCCGGGGCAAAGGGTGGGCATGCTGGCCGAAGCTGCCCGCACGCTGGAGAAGCTCGGTGACAAACGCACACTGCAGGACTGTCAGCAATTTATCCTGACGCTGGGCAGTGGGACCGCTGTGACCTCCAGTTAG
- the SREBF1 gene encoding sterol regulatory element-binding protein 1 isoform X3 has translation MLQLIRNNDNDFSGFFDAPFGTVRTPTQDVAPNVDLAGGTALSSLEGLLAAPTNAPPMKMFSLSAPSFQSQPAVPPPQDNHTHQLTVGPMDEPMQICPSSQHTQAKLQPAVAPQPLQSMAFGQTVVTQAQPQYSAQPVPIFQEQSTYTAPQSVAAQQTTASQPLQNVSGQHLQSIASQPLQSIASQPLQCVVSQPMQTVSSQAPTLQTLSSPPIQQHLTIHTQNISPQHFLTATSTASVAPQIQQVLLQPHFIKADSLLLTAVKADGTMMSGVNTTTTNTTIRTTPLQMPTLVSGGTILTTLMVDADKLPINRINSNGKMAMLNVKGEKRTAHNAIEKRYRSSINDKIIELKDLVVGTEAKLNKSSILKKAIDYIRYLQQNNVKLKQENIMLKMAAQKNSTLKDLVAGTGINMDGVKAEMMDVLTPPPSDVGSPSHSGSPLSQCSSDSEPDSPFCDEAKVQVKQEVPSSPSSGMLDRSRMALCVFVFLCLSFNPLSFLMGGSRSQESSGSDKFHGSGRNMLEMGPSETSSLLSWLSPSALLWPINLIVVLAVFIRLFIYGEPVTRLHSESSVLFWCHRKQADVDLSRGDFAQASLHLWKALKALGRPLPTSNFDLCCSLTWSVIRYVLQRLWVGRWLAERAGGFRRDHQLKEDVRKSCREAALVYHRLHQLHMTGKHVGGHLSAINMALSAVNLADCAGNTISVATLAEIYVGAALRVKASLHRRFHFLARFFLCSARQVCLAQSVAIPPAMQWLCHPLGHRFFVDGDWSVRSSPRDTIYSVAGSAVDPLAQVTQAFREHLLEKALYCVAQPEQTKPLSEGEGEFSDALEYLQLLNGCSDAAAVTNHTFSISSSMAAVTGTDPVAKWWASIIIVAINWLQGDDEAAQRLYPVVEYMPKPLHTTENMLPKAALYAFKAVRTLLGKQDSTQVSLGQCEKASSYLRDSLNSSPSSNSNVDKAVQLLMCDLLLVTRTNIWQQQQSSPGQQPNLIHPASPQELRGFQLDLSSLRRLAQYFRPAMRRVFLHEATSRLMAGASPTRTHQLLDRSLRRRVPPSGKEGTRETTLTPREHAEALLLACRYLPPSFLSAPGQRVGMLAEAARTLEKLGDKRTLQDCQQFILTLGSGTAVTSS, from the exons ATGCTTCAGCTCATCCGCAATAATGACAATGACTTTTCTGGGTTTTTCGATGCCCCGTTTGGAACAGTCCGTACTCCGACCCAGGATGTCGCTCCAAACGTGGATCTTGCTGGAGGGACAGCACTTAGCTCCTTGGAGGGGTTACTGGCAGCGCCCACAAACGCACCCCCCATGAAAATGTTCTCACTCTCCGCGCCCAGCTTTCAAAGCCAGCCTGCTGTGCCCCCGCCTCAGGACAATCACACCCATCAGCTGACAGTCGGGCCTATGGATGAGCCTATGCAAATCTGCCCATCTTCCCAGCACACCCAAGCCAAGCTCCAACCCGCCGTGGCTCCACAACCTCTGCAGAGCATGGCGTTCGGGCAGACCGTAGTGACGCAAGCGCAGCCTCAGTACAGCGCCCAACCTGTGCCTATATTTCAAGAACAGAGCACTTATACAG CTCCACAAAGTGTTGCAGCCCAGCAGACTACAGCAAGCCAGCCGCTGCAGAACGTCTCGGGCCAGCATCTGCAGAGCATCGCAAGTCAGCCGCTGCAGAGCATCGCAAGTCAGCCACTGCAGTGCGTCGTCAGCCAGCCGATGCAGACCGTTTCCTCCCAGGCTCCCACTCTGCAGACCCTCTCCTCACCCCCCATACAGCAGCACCTGACCATCCACACTCAGAACATCTCCCCGCAACACTTCCTGACCGCCACCAGTACCGCCTCTGTGGCCCCCCAAATCCAGCAG GTTCTTCTCCAGCCTCATTTTATCAAGGCCGATTCCCTGCTGCTCACTGCTGTCAAGGCGGACGGGACCATGATGTCCGGAGTCAACACCACCACGACCAACACCACCATACGGACCACTCCGCTGCAAATGCCG ACCCTGGTGAGCGGAGGAACCATTTTAACCACCTTGATGGTAGACGCCGACAAGCTGCCGATAAACCGTATAAATTCTAACGGCAAGATGGCCATGCTGAACGTCAAGGGGGAGAAACGGACGGCGCACAACGCCATAGAGAAACGATACAGGTCGTCCATCAATGACAAGATTATCGAGCTCAAGGACCTTGTGGTGGGAACGGAAGCCAAG CTGAACAAGTCATCCATTTTGAAGAAGGCTATTGACTACATTCGCTATCTGCAGCAAAACAATGTGAAACTGAAACAGGAGAACATTATGCTCAAAATGGCCGCACAGAAAAACA GTACTTTAAAAGACCTTGTTGCCGGTACTGGGATTAATATGGATGGCGTTAAAGCGGAGATGATGGATGTTCTCACGCCTCCTCCGTCAGACGTGGGGTCTCCATCTCACAGCGGCAGCCCCCTGTCTCAGTGTAGCAGTGACTCTGAGCCTGACAGCCCCTTCTGTGATGAAGCCAAG GTGCAAGTGAAGCAAGAGGTCCCCTCCTCCCCCAGCAGCGGGATGCTGGACCGCTCCCGTATGGCGCTTTGTGTTTTCGTCTTCCTCTGTCTCTCCTTCAACCCCCTGTCTTTCCTGATGGGGGGATCCAGGAGCCAAGAGTCCTCTGGAAGTGACAAGTTTCACGGCAGCGGCAGAAACATGCTGGAAATGGGGCCCTCGG agACCTCCTCGTTGTTAAGTTGGCTCTCGCCCTCCGCTCTCCTCTGGCCCATAAACCTCATCGTTGTCTTGGCCGTTTTCATCCGCCTGTTTATTTACGGCGAGCCGGTCACTCGGCTGCACTCGGAATCCTCAGTCCTTTTCTGGTGTCACCGGAAACAAGCCGATGTCGATCTGTCGCGG GGGGACTTTGCTCAGGCCTCGCTCCACCTCTGGAAAGCCCTGAAAGCTCTGGGGAGACCCCTCCCCACGTCTAACTTCGACCTGTGCTGCAGTCTTACGTGGAGCGTCATCCGCTATGTGTTACAGCGGCTGTGGGTGGGCCGCTGGCTGGCGGAGCGGGCCGGGGGCTTCCGCCGGGACCACCAGCTGAAGGAGGATGTGCGGAAGAGCTGCAGAGAGGCCGCCCTGGTTTACCACCGTCTGCACCAGCTGCACATGACAG GGAAGCATGTGGGAGGTCATCTGTCTGCCATCAATATGGCGTTGAGCGCTGTCAACCTGGCGGACTGTGCAGGGAACACTATCTCAGTGGCCACACTGGCGGAGATCTACGTGGGGGCCGCGTTGCGAGTTAAAGCTAGTCTGCATCGCCGTTTCCACTTCCTAGCG CGCTTCTTCCTGTGCAGTGCCCGTCAGGTCTGCCTGGCGCAGAGTGTGGCCATCCCTCCTGCCATGCAGTGGTTGTGCCATCCTCTAGGACATCGTTTCTTTGTCGATGGAGACTGGAGCGTGAGGAGCTCTCCCAGGGACACGATTTACAGCGTAGCGGGCAGTGCAG TGGACCCGCTGGCTCAGGTGACTCAAGCTTTCCGCGAGCATCTCCTGGAGAAGGCGCTTTATTGTGTGGCGCAGCCGGAGCAAACTAAGCCCCTGTCAGAGGGGGAGGG TGAGTTCTCCGATGCTCTGGAATATCTGCAGCTGCTGAACGGGTGCTCGGACGCTGCTGCCGTAACCAACCACACCTTCTCCATTAGCTCCAGCATGGCGGCTGTCACAG GGACGGACCCCGTGGCCAAGTGGTGGGCCTCCATTATTATCGTGGCTATTAACTGGCTGCAAGGCGACGACGAAGCAGCCCAGCGATTATACCCGGTGGTGGAGTACATGCCGAAACCACTTCACACCACAGA AAACATGTTGCCAAAAGCTGCTCTTTACGCCTTTAAAGCGGTGCGGACTCTGCTGGGGAAGCAGGATAGCACGCAGGTCAGCCTGGGGCAGTGCGAGAAGGCCAGCAGCTACCTCCGGGACAGCCTCAACTCCAGCCCTTCCAGTAACAGCAATGTGGACAAG GCCGTGCAACTTCTCATGTGTGACCTTCTCCTGGTGACCAGAACCAACatctggcagcagcagcagagctCTCCGGGGCAGCAGCCGAACCTCATCCACCCGGCGTCTCCCCAGGAGCTCCGGGGCTTCCAGCTGGACCTCAGCAGCTTGCGCAGATTAGCCCAGTACTTCCGGCCCGCCATGCGCAGG GTTTTCCTGCATGAAGCCACATCTCGACTAATGGCCGGGGCAAGCCCGACACGGACGCATCAGCTGCTGGACCGGAGCCTGCGCAGGAGGGTACCTCCGTCGGGTAAAGAAG GCACCCGTGAGACGACCCTAACGCCGCGGGAGCACGCTGAAGCCCTCCTCTTGGCCTGCCGCTACCTGCCCCCTTCATTCCTGTCTGCCCCGGGGCAAAGGGTGGGCATGCTGGCCGAAGCTGCCCGCACGCTGGAGAAGCTCGGTGACAAACGCACACTGCAGGACTGTCAGCAATTTATCCTGACGCTGGGCAGTGGGACCGCTGTGACCTCCAGTTAG